A window of Lacibacter sediminis contains these coding sequences:
- the hemL gene encoding glutamate-1-semialdehyde 2,1-aminomutase — translation MYKKSKELFERAQKSIPGGVNSPVRAFKSVGGTPLFMQKAKGAYMYDADGNQYIDYIASWGPMILGHAHEPIVKAIQEKALDSTSFGAPTELEIEMAELILSMAPNVDMIRMVSSGTEACMSAVRLARGYTGRNKIIKFEGHYHGHADSFLVKAGSGVATFNIQTVPGVTAGVANDTLTAAYNDLDAVKKLAAEHKGEIAAIIVEPVAGNMGCILPKAGFHEGLRKLCDEEGIVFIFDEVMTGFRLAPGGAQELLGIKADLVTYGKVIGGGMPVGAFGGKKEIMQHIAPLGNVYQAGTLSGNPIAMIAGFTLLTELKNNPSIYKELEEKTIYLRDGLNEVLKAWGQPYVINQLGSMISIHFSDHAVVDFASAASANNELFKKYFHAMLKRGVYLPPSAFESWFLNNALTYEDLDKTIQATKESLEEL, via the coding sequence ATGTACAAAAAAAGCAAAGAACTATTCGAACGGGCACAGAAAAGTATTCCGGGTGGCGTTAACTCCCCGGTACGTGCATTTAAAAGCGTAGGCGGCACACCTCTCTTCATGCAAAAAGCAAAAGGTGCTTACATGTATGATGCAGATGGTAATCAATACATCGATTACATTGCTTCTTGGGGACCAATGATTTTGGGTCATGCGCATGAACCCATTGTAAAAGCCATCCAGGAAAAAGCATTGGATTCAACTTCCTTTGGCGCACCAACCGAATTGGAAATTGAAATGGCTGAACTCATTCTCAGCATGGCACCGAATGTTGATATGATCCGTATGGTAAGCAGCGGTACAGAAGCATGCATGAGTGCAGTGCGTTTGGCAAGAGGTTATACAGGAAGAAACAAGATCATCAAGTTCGAGGGACATTATCACGGTCATGCAGATTCGTTTTTAGTGAAAGCAGGAAGTGGTGTTGCAACGTTTAATATTCAAACCGTCCCCGGAGTTACTGCAGGTGTTGCGAATGATACGCTGACTGCAGCTTACAATGATCTAGACGCTGTAAAAAAATTAGCAGCAGAACATAAAGGAGAGATTGCAGCCATCATTGTAGAACCTGTTGCAGGCAACATGGGTTGCATTTTACCAAAGGCAGGTTTTCATGAAGGCTTGCGCAAGTTGTGTGATGAAGAAGGAATCGTCTTCATCTTCGATGAAGTTATGACGGGCTTTCGTTTGGCACCCGGTGGTGCACAGGAACTTCTCGGCATCAAAGCTGATCTTGTTACTTATGGAAAAGTAATTGGCGGCGGCATGCCTGTTGGTGCATTTGGCGGTAAGAAAGAAATTATGCAGCACATTGCACCGCTTGGTAATGTTTACCAGGCCGGAACATTAAGCGGCAATCCGATTGCGATGATTGCGGGCTTTACACTACTGACTGAATTAAAGAACAACCCATCTATTTATAAAGAACTCGAAGAAAAAACAATCTACTTACGTGATGGGTTGAACGAAGTATTGAAAGCATGGGGACAACCTTATGTGATCAATCAACTGGGTTCGATGATCAGCATTCATTTCAGTGATCATGCTGTTGTTGATTTTGCAAGCGCCGCATCAGCAAATAATGAGTTGTTCAAAAAATATTTTCATGCCATGTTGAAGCGTGGAGTTTATTTACCTCCTTCTGCATTTGAAAGCTGGTTTCTCAACAACGCATTAACGTATGAAGATCTGGACAAAACAATCCAGGCAACAAAAGAAAGTTTAGAAGAACTATAA
- a CDS encoding TonB-dependent receptor gives MERKSRTKLIILFTLLTSTIFAQQGFNGSSATSQQNVNANPVPAQQSIKGVVTTVDGKAAEHVSIFLKEINKGAVSLEDGSFRISNVPVGEYTIVASFTGLQTIEKKIKVSENEVLTTNFVLIENAKELNEIVIAYFRGVNDKATVFGKSLIKPMDLPQAIATVSEVVIKDQQAQRLSDVVRNVNGVYLGTTRASTQESFFARGYGFSSTNMFKNGSRVNSAAMPEVSSLESVEILKGSAAILYGNVAPGGVLNMVTKKPKFMFGGEVSLRAGSFNLWKPVFDIYAPINKHIAYRVNGTFESANSYRDQVSSTRYYVNPSLLFKLSSKTELIIEGDYLKHDFTPDFGIGSLGNTVIPDVPRSRFMGTNWQYNITQQATTSATVRHAFNNNWQLGTVVSYQQFDRDYYSVERIQAKVNGDWGRPLGRVDTREKYFTGQVNLNGKFKTGTVEHTLLAGVDADNYLTETYNYDIQGKIYDSINILDPNKFVRRTDIPVATRVTFVQTPVNRVGAYVQDLISITEKIKLLAGIRWSLQESSPATTTYLAKDSIAKGKIKADKAFSPRIGLVYRMKPNVSFFVSYSNSFSVNTGLDIYNNVLPPSIIDQYELGIKNILLKGKLTVNVTAYKIVNNNLAQTAQFDQNGNPNNNSNLKELTGQTTSNGIELDVTANPMKGFSVMAGYSFNDMRYTKTPDKVGSYVEGDRLVSTPAHTANASAFYTISKGKLNGLKFGTSVFYVGDRFGGWNNTIGQAQNYSRLIPVEGFTTVDVTAGYTIKRFSLLAKVSNLTNALNYYVHENYSINPIAPRQFVATVAYKF, from the coding sequence ATGGAACGGAAATCAAGGACCAAACTAATTATTCTTTTTACACTTCTCACATCAACCATATTTGCGCAACAAGGTTTTAATGGCAGCTCAGCAACATCCCAACAGAATGTTAACGCAAATCCGGTGCCAGCGCAACAAAGTATTAAAGGTGTTGTAACTACTGTTGATGGTAAGGCTGCAGAACATGTAAGCATATTTTTAAAAGAGATCAATAAAGGAGCTGTCAGTCTCGAAGATGGTTCGTTCAGGATCAGTAATGTACCGGTAGGTGAGTATACAATTGTTGCATCATTTACAGGACTTCAGACAATTGAAAAGAAAATAAAAGTGAGCGAAAACGAGGTGCTTACTACCAATTTTGTTTTAATTGAAAATGCAAAAGAGCTGAATGAAATTGTGATCGCTTACTTCAGAGGAGTAAACGATAAGGCAACGGTGTTTGGCAAGTCTTTAATTAAACCAATGGATCTGCCGCAAGCGATTGCTACTGTTAGTGAAGTGGTGATCAAAGATCAACAGGCGCAACGCCTGAGTGATGTGGTGAGAAATGTGAACGGTGTGTATCTCGGCACAACAAGGGCCAGCACACAGGAAAGTTTTTTTGCAAGAGGTTATGGGTTTTCATCAACTAATATGTTTAAGAATGGTTCAAGAGTAAACAGTGCTGCAATGCCTGAGGTGAGCTCGCTTGAAAGTGTTGAGATATTAAAAGGCAGTGCAGCTATTCTTTATGGTAATGTTGCACCGGGAGGTGTGTTGAACATGGTAACCAAGAAACCTAAATTTATGTTTGGTGGCGAAGTAAGCTTGCGTGCAGGTAGCTTTAATCTCTGGAAACCAGTGTTTGATATTTATGCCCCCATCAACAAACATATTGCATACCGTGTAAACGGAACGTTTGAATCTGCAAACAGCTACCGTGACCAGGTGTCATCAACACGTTACTATGTAAATCCATCTTTACTTTTTAAACTTAGCAGCAAAACTGAATTAATCATCGAAGGTGATTATCTGAAACATGATTTTACTCCTGACTTCGGAATAGGCTCATTGGGTAATACGGTTATTCCCGATGTGCCTCGCTCACGTTTTATGGGTACCAATTGGCAATATAATATTACCCAGCAGGCAACAACTTCTGCAACAGTAAGACATGCATTCAATAATAACTGGCAGTTAGGAACTGTTGTTTCTTACCAGCAATTTGATCGTGATTATTATTCAGTCGAACGTATCCAGGCAAAAGTAAATGGAGATTGGGGTCGTCCATTAGGTCGTGTTGATACAAGGGAAAAATATTTTACAGGCCAGGTCAACCTCAATGGTAAATTCAAAACCGGAACAGTTGAACATACATTGCTGGCTGGAGTTGATGCCGATAATTATCTCACCGAAACCTACAATTACGATATACAGGGAAAGATCTATGACAGCATTAATATTCTTGATCCAAACAAATTTGTTCGTCGTACTGATATTCCTGTTGCAACAAGAGTAACATTTGTTCAAACGCCTGTGAACAGAGTAGGCGCTTATGTGCAGGATCTCATCAGCATTACTGAAAAGATAAAATTACTGGCAGGTATTCGTTGGTCTTTACAGGAATCATCTCCGGCAACAACAACTTACTTAGCGAAAGATTCAATAGCAAAAGGAAAGATTAAGGCTGATAAAGCATTTTCGCCACGTATTGGATTAGTGTATCGTATGAAACCCAATGTATCATTCTTTGTCAGCTACTCTAATTCATTTTCTGTGAATACCGGATTAGATATTTACAACAATGTTTTGCCTCCTTCAATTATTGATCAATATGAACTAGGTATAAAAAACATTCTGTTGAAAGGAAAATTAACGGTGAATGTTACGGCTTATAAAATCGTAAACAATAATCTTGCACAAACAGCACAGTTCGATCAGAACGGAAACCCAAATAATAACAGTAACCTGAAAGAACTCACAGGACAAACAACGAGCAATGGTATTGAGCTTGATGTTACAGCTAACCCGATGAAAGGTTTTTCAGTAATGGCCGGGTACAGCTTTAACGATATGCGTTATACCAAAACACCTGATAAAGTGGGCAGTTATGTAGAAGGCGATCGCCTGGTAAGCACACCTGCACACACAGCAAATGCAAGCGCATTTTATACGATCAGTAAAGGCAAATTGAATGGGTTGAAATTTGGTACATCAGTATTTTATGTGGGAGATCGTTTTGGTGGATGGAATAATACTATTGGTCAGGCGCAAAACTATTCAAGATTGATTCCGGTAGAAGGATTTACAACCGTTGATGTAACTGCCGGTTACACTATCAAACGTTTTTCTTTACTTGCCAAAGTTTCAAACCTTACAAACGCTCTTAATTATTATGTGCATGAAAATTATAGCATCAACCCGATTGCCCCACGCCAGTTTGTGGCAACGGTTGCCTATAAATTTTAA
- a CDS encoding DUF4870 domain-containing protein gives MEQNFANSSEIRYAQVSSDERSIAILTHVLSIFFSILAPLIIYLVKRNESRYVGEHAKEALNFGISVVIYCIICIPLIFIIIGIFFLIAIGIGSLIIYIIAAVKAADDVLYRYPFTIRFIK, from the coding sequence ATGGAACAAAACTTTGCAAATTCGAGTGAGATCAGGTACGCACAGGTAAGCAGCGATGAACGATCTATCGCTATTCTCACACATGTACTATCCATCTTCTTTTCCATCCTCGCTCCTTTAATCATATATCTTGTAAAAAGGAATGAATCACGTTATGTAGGTGAGCATGCCAAAGAAGCATTGAATTTCGGAATCAGCGTGGTTATCTATTGCATCATCTGCATACCACTGATATTTATAATCATAGGTATTTTCTTTTTGATTGCTATTGGTATAGGTTCGCTTATTATTTACATCATTGCGGCCGTAAAAGCGGCTGATGATGTGTTGTACCGTTATCCATTCACCATCCGTTTCATCAAGTAG
- a CDS encoding helix-turn-helix domain-containing protein, whose protein sequence is MQQLNELLTLANRNPLLTHELDLVYEQEKQIPGSVQYGIYRYKLLPHVTPEDTAVLVYNSQSQQSKERNIELRFCINGNKYCNSKTCANGVCKKTSADCTAEPTIDVFMFRFSPSYLTPFVKGKTITTKSERVLAFKEKQSFITTVNLCSRIRTVLENLLQHNYSNALENIYVNSQLQTLLLYGLECLTDQKAEDSFVCRFLATDNAKDTILQAREILLQRIGEPITIKELSRKVGTNECYLKKGFKEMFGTTIFEFYQSQRMEHAKYLLYEKGLSVTEVSALLGYSSISHFSTAFKKHTGLKPCELLFRTN, encoded by the coding sequence ATGCAGCAATTAAACGAATTACTCACACTCGCCAACCGAAACCCGCTCTTAACACATGAGCTGGATCTGGTATATGAGCAGGAAAAGCAAATTCCCGGCTCGGTGCAGTATGGTATTTATCGCTACAAATTGCTGCCACATGTTACTCCTGAAGACACGGCGGTGCTGGTGTATAATTCGCAATCTCAGCAATCAAAGGAGCGGAATATTGAGCTGCGTTTCTGCATCAATGGAAATAAATATTGTAACAGCAAAACCTGCGCAAACGGGGTTTGTAAAAAAACATCGGCCGATTGTACTGCAGAGCCAACAATCGATGTATTCATGTTTCGTTTTTCTCCTTCTTATCTTACTCCGTTTGTAAAAGGGAAAACCATTACAACAAAAAGTGAGCGGGTGCTTGCGTTTAAAGAAAAACAATCTTTCATCACAACGGTTAATCTTTGCAGCCGTATCAGAACGGTATTGGAAAACCTGTTACAGCATAATTACAGTAATGCACTGGAGAATATTTATGTAAACAGCCAGTTGCAAACATTGCTGTTGTATGGATTAGAATGTTTAACTGATCAGAAAGCTGAAGACAGTTTTGTTTGCCGTTTTCTTGCAACGGATAATGCAAAAGATACCATTCTGCAGGCAAGGGAAATTTTATTGCAACGTATTGGCGAGCCCATCACCATTAAAGAATTGAGCCGTAAAGTAGGAACCAACGAATGTTATTTGAAAAAAGGGTTCAAAGAAATGTTCGGAACTACCATCTTCGAATTCTACCAGAGCCAGCGAATGGAACACGCTAAATATCTTTTATACGAAAAAGGGTTAAGCGTTACCGAGGTAAGTGCATTACTCGGTTATTCCTCCATCTCACACTTTTCTACTGCGTTTAAAAAGCACACGGGGCTGAAGCCATGTGAATTGTTGTTCAGAACAAACTAA
- a CDS encoding PepSY-associated TM helix domain-containing protein, producing MAKAIIEKTKWQRIRKFFNDIHLWLGLSSALIVIAVCFSGTVYVFNTELTEKAAPHLYKVQPVAGQERIPIDSLVEKVKQETGGTIASVTIPAELNRTYQFNVKKKEDSTARGGTTYMVNPYKGAIVGNSKEKNGTKEFMGTMFSLHRWLLLDKVKEPIIDGLENRKLGSMITGWATIIFTLGCITGLIIWFPQKVKHWRQGLKIKWNAGWKRVNHDLHNSLAFYSLIFLLLMGLTGPQWSFEWYRTGLQKTLGTYKPKETPKEKPGGEGREGQARGERKEAERKKEAGADTTALASAQLSIADYIREADKLLAYKGNYVITLPADADAKTMISKTKLGFFAPAAGDRITMDPKSGKVVKLDIFKKKPFNERVAGSIKAIHVGNVYGTFTKILYFLACLIATSLPITGTMIWLNKMKKKKKTNKEEPVVSLRGDEKVA from the coding sequence ATGGCCAAAGCAATTATAGAAAAAACCAAATGGCAGCGAATAAGAAAGTTCTTCAATGATATCCATCTCTGGCTGGGACTCAGCAGTGCATTGATTGTAATTGCTGTTTGTTTCAGCGGAACGGTATATGTATTCAATACTGAACTCACCGAAAAAGCTGCGCCGCATTTGTATAAAGTGCAACCCGTTGCAGGACAGGAACGAATACCCATTGATTCATTAGTGGAAAAAGTAAAACAGGAAACGGGCGGCACGATTGCAAGTGTAACCATTCCTGCCGAATTGAATCGTACGTATCAATTCAATGTAAAGAAGAAAGAAGACAGCACAGCAAGAGGCGGAACAACTTACATGGTGAATCCATACAAAGGTGCAATTGTCGGCAACTCGAAAGAAAAAAATGGTACAAAAGAATTTATGGGAACGATGTTCAGTTTGCATCGTTGGTTGTTGCTGGATAAAGTGAAGGAGCCGATCATCGATGGCTTAGAAAACAGAAAGCTGGGTAGTATGATCACCGGTTGGGCAACGATCATTTTTACGTTGGGATGTATCACAGGTTTGATCATCTGGTTCCCGCAAAAAGTAAAACACTGGCGACAAGGATTAAAAATAAAATGGAATGCAGGATGGAAACGTGTGAATCATGATTTGCATAACAGTCTTGCGTTTTACTCATTGATCTTTTTATTGCTGATGGGATTAACCGGTCCGCAATGGTCGTTTGAATGGTACAGAACAGGGTTACAAAAAACATTGGGTACTTATAAACCAAAAGAGACGCCAAAAGAAAAACCCGGAGGTGAAGGAAGAGAAGGACAGGCAAGAGGCGAACGGAAGGAAGCCGAACGAAAGAAAGAAGCTGGAGCAGATACAACTGCGTTGGCTAGTGCTCAATTATCGATTGCAGATTATATACGTGAAGCAGATAAATTATTAGCGTATAAAGGAAATTATGTGATCACGCTGCCTGCTGATGCAGATGCAAAAACAATGATCAGCAAAACAAAGCTTGGTTTCTTTGCGCCTGCTGCAGGTGATAGGATCACTATGGATCCAAAGAGCGGTAAAGTAGTGAAGCTGGATATTTTTAAGAAGAAACCATTTAATGAACGTGTTGCAGGATCTATCAAAGCGATTCATGTTGGGAATGTATATGGTACGTTTACCAAGATCCTTTATTTCCTTGCTTGTTTGATTGCAACCAGTTTACCGATTACAGGAACGATGATCTGGCTGAACAAGATGAAGAAGAAAAAGAAAACAAATAAAGAAGAGCCTGTCGTTTCATTAAGGGGTGATGAAAAAGTTGCGTAA
- a CDS encoding TonB-dependent receptor family protein, with amino-acid sequence MKRTIITICLAIIALQTTAQQDSTKTDSSRLHTKYLADITVVGRNSRADVHFLPEIVGVNINAGKKNSLIVVDNVQGNVVTNTMRQVVAKIPGIQIWESDGSGIQIGIAARGLSPNRSWEFNTRQNGYDIAADPYGYPEAYYNPQLQAVQRIEIIRGHGSLQYGPQFGGMVNYILRNGSEINKPFEFETQQTIGSNGLFNSYNAVGGETKKYHYYGFFDHRNADGYRQNSRYYNNSGFGTFTYRFTDKFSVTAELMRSNMRSQQPGGLTDAQLKQDIKQSFRSRNWFDVSWTTAALISNYKFSETSRLNVKLFAVHGDRNSVGFMPSAGITVKDTINKTTNQYNTRNLNEDDYRNYGLEVRYLGAYKLGKMNNSFSLGGRLYKGTTLRYAADGKGSTGTDYDMTVSDGIWTRDIDFNTINAALHAENIFRLSEKLIVIPGLRYEYITGQASGRNGFSGGNEVLLQNQKRSRGFVLAGVGAEYHVTSMSELYANITQAYRPVQFADLTAPPTTDVVDQDIKDAKGYNADLGYRGRFGSYLFFDVSAFYLQYNNRIGTIVQQRTDGSFYNYRTNVGNSTSKGIEALVEFSPVKAITDKSTWGDINLFVSYGYTDARYGNFKVITKNNNNQLVESNLQNKKVENAPEHIVRSGLTYSFKGFSFTTQVSYVSDAFADANNTVAPSANAQNGIIPAYTVTDLTASYRFNKNLNIKAGINNLTNEKYFTRRAGGYPGPGALPADGRTFFISVGAKF; translated from the coding sequence ATGAAAAGAACCATTATCACAATTTGCCTGGCAATAATAGCTTTACAAACAACAGCTCAACAGGATTCAACAAAAACAGACAGCAGTCGTCTCCATACAAAATACCTGGCCGATATAACAGTAGTTGGCCGTAACAGCCGTGCTGATGTACATTTTTTACCGGAAATTGTTGGTGTAAATATCAATGCTGGTAAGAAGAACTCATTAATTGTAGTCGATAATGTGCAGGGAAATGTTGTTACCAATACCATGCGGCAAGTGGTAGCCAAAATTCCCGGTATTCAAATTTGGGAAAGCGATGGCAGCGGTATACAGATCGGTATTGCGGCAAGAGGATTGAGCCCTAACCGTAGTTGGGAATTCAACACAAGACAAAATGGTTATGATATAGCTGCCGATCCTTATGGTTATCCGGAAGCATACTATAATCCGCAGTTACAGGCAGTACAACGGATTGAAATCATCAGAGGACATGGTTCGCTGCAATACGGACCGCAGTTTGGAGGAATGGTGAATTACATTCTTAGAAACGGAAGTGAAATTAATAAGCCGTTTGAATTTGAAACACAACAAACCATTGGCAGCAACGGTTTGTTTAATAGCTATAATGCTGTAGGTGGCGAAACAAAAAAATATCATTACTATGGTTTCTTTGACCATCGTAACGCAGATGGATACAGGCAGAACAGCCGCTACTATAATAACTCCGGTTTTGGAACATTCACTTATCGTTTTACGGATAAATTTTCAGTGACTGCAGAGTTGATGCGCAGTAATATGCGTAGCCAGCAACCCGGTGGATTAACAGATGCTCAATTGAAACAAGACATCAAACAAAGTTTCAGAAGCCGAAACTGGTTTGATGTTAGCTGGACAACAGCCGCACTCATCAGCAATTATAAATTTAGTGAAACATCACGCCTGAATGTAAAGTTATTTGCGGTACATGGCGACAGGAACAGTGTGGGTTTTATGCCATCAGCAGGCATTACTGTAAAAGATACCATCAACAAAACCACCAATCAATACAACACACGTAACCTGAATGAAGATGATTACAGGAACTATGGTTTGGAAGTACGTTACCTTGGTGCTTACAAGCTTGGAAAAATGAATAACTCATTTTCATTGGGCGGGCGTTTATACAAAGGCACAACATTGCGTTATGCAGCTGACGGAAAAGGAAGTACAGGAACAGATTATGACATGACCGTGAGCGATGGTATCTGGACAAGAGATATTGACTTCAATACGATCAATGCAGCTTTGCATGCAGAAAATATTTTCAGACTATCTGAAAAGTTGATCGTTATTCCAGGTTTACGTTACGAATATATTACCGGACAAGCAAGTGGACGCAATGGTTTCAGCGGAGGAAATGAAGTGTTATTACAGAATCAAAAACGCAGCCGTGGATTTGTTCTGGCAGGCGTAGGTGCAGAATATCATGTTACATCAATGAGCGAACTCTATGCAAATATCACACAAGCTTACCGCCCCGTGCAATTTGCAGATTTAACAGCACCGCCCACAACCGATGTTGTGGACCAGGATATCAAAGATGCGAAGGGATATAATGCTGATTTAGGCTATCGTGGACGTTTTGGTTCATATCTCTTTTTTGATGTAAGTGCATTTTACCTGCAATACAATAATCGTATTGGTACCATTGTGCAGCAACGCACGGATGGAAGTTTTTATAACTATCGTACCAATGTTGGTAACAGCACAAGCAAAGGCATTGAAGCCTTGGTAGAGTTCAGCCCGGTAAAAGCAATTACTGATAAATCAACATGGGGAGATATTAACCTGTTTGTTTCTTATGGTTACACAGATGCACGTTATGGTAACTTTAAGGTGATAACAAAGAATAATAACAATCAGTTGGTTGAAAGCAATCTGCAGAATAAGAAAGTGGAAAACGCACCAGAGCATATTGTTAGAAGTGGTTTAACTTATTCGTTCAAAGGATTTTCTTTCACTACACAGGTAAGTTATGTGAGTGATGCGTTTGCAGATGCAAACAATACCGTTGCGCCATCAGCAAATGCACAAAACGGAATAATACCGGCATATACTGTTACCGATTTAACTGCGTCTTATCGTTTCAATAAAAATCTAAATATTAAAGCAGGCATTAATAATCTCACGAATGAAAAATATTTCACACGTCGTGCAGGTGGTTATCCGGGTCCGGGTGCATTACCTGCTGACGGTAGAACGTTCTTTATTAGCGTAGGAGCGAAATTCTAA
- the gyrB gene encoding DNA topoisomerase (ATP-hydrolyzing) subunit B produces the protein MSTELTDLQEKAISAAAQNAGYGADSIQVLEGLEAVRKRPAMYIGDISEKGLHHLVYEVVDNSIDEALAGYCKNITVNIHEDNSISVQDDGRGIPTAMHTKEKRSALEVVMTVLHAGGKFDKGSYKVSGGLHGVGVSCVNALSSKLQVTVQREGKIFEQEYRIGVPQYPVREAGVSDITGTRVHFWPDTTIFTASVYKKEILEARLRELSFLNKGIRIILNDLREVDENGATYSNTFFSEGGITEFVELIEKNGKRSPLLPQVIYMDGHDPESNVAVEVAMVYNDSYSEHIFSYVNNINTIEGGTHVTGFRRSITRVFTSYGKKEGLFEKAKVDVEGDDFREGLTAIISVKVPEPQFEGQTKTKLGNSEVSGIVETSVSRTLEAYLEENPREAKNIVQKIILAAQARAAAKKARELVQRKTVLSGGGLPGKLADCSDRDPERCELYLVEGDSAGGTAKQGRDRSFQAILPLRGKILNVEKAMEHKIYDNEEIRNMFTALGVKMGTPEDPKALDISKLRYHKIIIMTDADVDGSHIATLILTFFFRYMTAIVEQGYLYLAQPPLYQVKKGKEMAYAWNEEERKAYVAQFGAGKEDSVGVQRYKGLGEMNADQLWETTMNPGTRALKMVTIESAAEADRVFSMLMGDEVAPRREFIESHAKYANLDI, from the coding sequence ATGAGCACAGAGTTAACAGACTTACAGGAAAAAGCCATCAGTGCAGCAGCACAAAATGCAGGTTATGGCGCCGACAGTATCCAGGTTTTAGAAGGTTTAGAAGCGGTTCGTAAGCGTCCCGCCATGTACATTGGCGATATCAGTGAAAAAGGTTTGCATCACCTCGTGTATGAAGTGGTCGACAACTCGATCGATGAAGCCCTTGCAGGTTATTGTAAAAACATTACAGTCAACATTCATGAAGATAACAGCATCAGTGTGCAGGATGATGGTCGTGGTATTCCTACTGCCATGCATACAAAAGAAAAACGTTCTGCACTTGAAGTTGTAATGACTGTGTTGCATGCCGGTGGTAAGTTCGATAAAGGTTCTTACAAAGTATCAGGTGGTTTGCATGGTGTGGGTGTAAGTTGCGTAAACGCATTGTCATCTAAACTGCAGGTAACCGTTCAGCGTGAAGGAAAAATATTTGAGCAGGAATATCGCATTGGTGTTCCTCAGTATCCTGTTCGTGAAGCAGGTGTAAGCGATATTACGGGTACAAGGGTTCATTTCTGGCCCGATACGACCATCTTCACCGCATCTGTTTATAAAAAAGAAATTCTTGAAGCACGTTTACGTGAATTATCGTTTTTGAATAAAGGCATCCGCATTATCCTCAACGATCTTCGTGAAGTGGATGAGAACGGTGCAACTTACAGTAACACATTCTTCAGCGAAGGTGGTATCACTGAATTTGTAGAATTGATTGAGAAGAATGGCAAACGCAGTCCACTGTTACCTCAAGTGATCTACATGGATGGTCATGACCCTGAGAGTAATGTAGCAGTAGAAGTTGCCATGGTGTATAATGACTCGTACAGTGAACATATCTTTTCATATGTAAACAACATCAACACCATTGAAGGAGGTACACACGTAACCGGTTTCCGCAGATCAATTACGAGGGTGTTTACATCATACGGAAAAAAAGAAGGCTTGTTTGAAAAAGCAAAAGTAGATGTTGAAGGAGATGATTTCCGTGAAGGTTTAACTGCTATCATTTCAGTAAAGGTTCCTGAACCACAGTTTGAAGGTCAAACAAAAACCAAGCTCGGCAACAGTGAAGTAAGTGGTATTGTGGAAACATCTGTAAGCCGCACACTGGAAGCTTATCTCGAAGAAAATCCAAGAGAAGCAAAGAACATCGTTCAAAAAATTATCCTTGCGGCACAGGCAAGAGCAGCAGCTAAGAAAGCACGTGAACTGGTGCAACGTAAAACCGTATTAAGCGGTGGCGGTTTGCCGGGTAAACTGGCTGATTGTTCTGATCGTGATCCTGAACGTTGCGAATTATATTTAGTCGAAGGTGATTCGGCAGGTGGTACTGCCAAGCAAGGCCGTGACCGTAGTTTCCAGGCCATTCTTCCTTTACGTGGTAAGATATTGAACGTAGAGAAAGCAATGGAGCATAAGATCTACGATAACGAAGAGATCCGGAATATGTTTACAGCTCTTGGTGTAAAGATGGGTACTCCTGAAGATCCAAAAGCGTTAGACATCAGCAAGCTTCGTTATCACAAGATCATCATCATGACCGATGCCGATGTGGATGGTAGTCATATCGCCACATTGATCCTTACTTTTTTCTTCCGTTATATGACGGCGATTGTTGAGCAGGGTTATCTCTATCTCGCACAGCCACCGTTATACCAGGTGAAGAAAGGAAAGGAAATGGCTTACGCATGGAATGAAGAAGAACGCAAAGCGTACGTTGCACAATTTGGTGCAGGTAAAGAAGACAGTGTGGGCGTACAACGATACAAAGGTTTGGGTGAAATGAATGCCGACCAGTTATGGGAAACAACCATGAACCCGGGCACACGTGCGCTGAAGATGGTTACGATTGAAAGTGCAGCGGAGGCCGACAGGGTATTCAGCATGCTTATGGGCGATGAAGTTGCTCCAAGAAGGGAGTTTATTGAAAGCCACGCCAAGTACGCAAACCTTGACATTTAA